In one Mesorhizobium australicum genomic region, the following are encoded:
- a CDS encoding SDR family NAD(P)-dependent oxidoreductase gives MTNDVLSLEGKIAVVTGAASGIGRAGATALAAAGARVAILDWDRAGIASLADEISAAGGDALALECDVSSEAAVRATAGEVASRLGPCDVLVNNAAIIRAGSLDELTLADWNLLLSINLTGYFLCAQAFGRQMHARGRGSIVNVGSVAAKHATPFAGAYSVAKAGVQMLSRQIAVEWGEQGIRSNCVSPGLILTSLSESMYARPGIREAREQMIPSRRIGKPEDIAKAVLFLASDLSDYVNGEELTVDGGFVRNLLRLVPRAGYEKDTS, from the coding sequence ATGACCAATGATGTCCTTTCACTCGAAGGAAAGATTGCTGTGGTTACGGGCGCAGCGAGCGGAATCGGCAGGGCCGGCGCGACCGCCCTTGCTGCCGCCGGTGCTCGCGTGGCGATCCTGGATTGGGACCGGGCTGGCATCGCCAGCCTGGCAGACGAGATCAGCGCGGCCGGCGGTGACGCGCTGGCGCTGGAATGCGATGTGTCGAGCGAGGCCGCCGTCCGGGCAACTGCCGGAGAGGTGGCAAGCCGGCTTGGCCCCTGCGACGTGCTGGTGAACAACGCCGCGATCATCCGCGCAGGCTCGCTCGACGAGCTCACGCTGGCGGACTGGAACCTCCTCTTGTCGATCAATCTGACCGGATATTTCCTGTGCGCCCAGGCTTTCGGCAGGCAGATGCACGCCAGGGGTCGAGGCTCGATCGTCAATGTCGGGTCGGTGGCGGCAAAGCATGCGACGCCTTTCGCGGGCGCCTATTCTGTGGCGAAGGCAGGCGTCCAGATGCTGTCGCGGCAGATCGCCGTCGAATGGGGCGAGCAGGGCATCCGGTCCAACTGCGTCAGCCCCGGCTTGATCCTCACATCCCTATCGGAATCCATGTATGCGCGCCCCGGCATTCGGGAGGCGCGGGAGCAGATGATCCCCTCGCGCCGCATCGGCAAACCGGAGGACATCGCCAAGGCCGTCCTGTTTCTCGCCAGCGATCTCTCCGACTACGTCAACGGCGAGGAACTGACGGTCGATGGCGGTTTCGTGCGCAATCTGCTGCGTCTCGTGCCGCGCGCCGGCTACGAGAAGGACACGTCTTGA
- a CDS encoding FadR/GntR family transcriptional regulator, protein MNNRNVPTITPVQVPKAADILAAQLREMIVSGKLLQGSFLPTERQLVADSGLSRTSVRDALRILESEGLITTKVGRSGGSMVTLPGREAAAKSFELFVRTHGIRLDSLLKCRVAVEPTLAELAAENRTEAQLAEMEALHEQFVAVVDDVPRYKSVNLQWHLAIARASGNEPLVALMEAIAMPIKDAQDYQHVTTPELRRTAVAAHTKILDAIRRRDAKSAFRRMHRHVAAYHEIAVGGAEGMLDEKTA, encoded by the coding sequence ATGAACAACCGAAATGTTCCAACCATTACGCCGGTCCAGGTGCCGAAGGCCGCCGACATCCTGGCGGCGCAACTGCGGGAGATGATCGTCAGCGGCAAGCTGCTGCAGGGCAGCTTTCTGCCGACCGAGCGGCAGCTCGTCGCCGATTCGGGTCTCAGCCGCACATCGGTGCGCGACGCGCTTCGCATCCTCGAATCGGAAGGCCTGATTACGACCAAGGTGGGCCGCTCGGGCGGCTCCATGGTCACGCTTCCGGGGCGCGAGGCGGCGGCGAAATCCTTCGAACTGTTCGTGCGCACGCATGGCATCCGGCTGGATTCGCTTTTGAAGTGCCGGGTCGCCGTCGAGCCGACGCTGGCTGAACTGGCCGCTGAGAACCGGACCGAGGCGCAGCTTGCCGAGATGGAGGCGCTGCATGAGCAGTTCGTCGCCGTGGTTGACGATGTCCCGCGCTACAAGAGCGTCAATCTCCAGTGGCATCTGGCCATTGCGCGGGCGAGCGGAAACGAGCCGCTGGTTGCGCTGATGGAGGCGATCGCCATGCCGATCAAGGACGCGCAGGACTATCAGCACGTCACGACGCCCGAACTGCGCCGGACGGCCGTGGCCGCGCACACCAAGATACTCGATGCCATCCGTCGCCGTGACGCGAAGTCCGCGTTCCGCCGCATGCACCGGCATGTGGCCGCCTATCACGAGATCGCGGTTGGCGGCGCAGAGGGGATGCTGGACGAAAAGACCGCATAG